In one Terriglobales bacterium genomic region, the following are encoded:
- a CDS encoding carboxypeptidase regulatory-like domain-containing protein, whose amino-acid sequence MLRFRNVTLEPSSGDFRRLLSLLFTFAISVTLCVSALGQSTTEGAIGGTVYDVAGAVVPNASVVVHNNGTNAEQRVTTDASGYFRVRQLQPATYTVTVTSQGFAPYKAENVIVQVGSLTDVSPRLGVAGSAETVSVTAETPQINTTSADFAPIVDQTQISNLPINGGRWSNFALLTPGVVNNSSGFGLISVRGISTLLNNNTVDGADNNQAFFSEERGRTRAGYSSPKVAVQEFQINTSNYSSEYGRAAGAVINTVTKSGTNSFHGELYFYDRDNDWGAKNPFTKVTTQTSPGVFTQSVIKPKDWRKMWGLGVGGPIIKDKLFFFFTYDQYRRNFPGLGTLTSPAQFFETPSPTQPAGQTPAQCASTSGNTNSNSTRNVCTIANNLNIPYATALTNYNNGLNDFLGELGPVPRTGDQTIFLPKIDWNITERNHASFEVNRMRWASPQGIQTQASNTLGVASFGSDYVRDTWGIAKLSTFVTNTIANEARYQYGRDFEFEFPQPPTAYEQAHLTNTGTYTNPFGITPDVFFSFNTFDLGTQTFLTRPKFPDEKRQQFADTVTWSHGNHSVKFGGDYLHTNDVSQNLRTQFGTYTYTTFGNYLSDVLSPGKRYSNFTQAFGPLGFEFNTDEVGFFGQDDWKIFPRLTLNLGLRWDYEMLPSPFSALVNPAIPQTGKLPDDKNNFAPRVGFALDLRGNGKQVLRGGYGIFYGRIINSTIYNALINTGMPGGQASYSFSATTAGAPTFPQVIPPPANNSSVLPGAVAAKPAVQFFDGNFQAPQIHETDLTFQQDLGWNTVMSVSYLGSYGRQLPGFVDSNIARAGTPFLNSTGQTVNPPATITYTVSGGPLAGQTITSPLYTSRINNNFGAMTDIFSGINSNYQALAVQLNHRLSHSLQFSANYTWAHALDFVQNEATFTDTNDLLDPYNLKGEYGNSIYNVPSRFVFNAVIDSPWKADGWKGYLINGWELAPLFQVQSGLPYSLTTSGNAPVAAPTTLFAGGAGLNGSNGRKGIPGLERNTFHLRNTQVMDLRLSKKVTFRERYAAEFIGEAFNLFNHFNPTNQNTLGYAVGGTAAAPTLTSNSTFGQVTNANSNFAYTPRQVQLAVRVTF is encoded by the coding sequence GGCGGAGAACGTGATCGTTCAAGTTGGAAGCTTGACAGACGTCTCTCCCCGTTTAGGTGTTGCCGGCAGCGCAGAAACCGTGAGCGTGACCGCTGAAACTCCGCAAATCAACACCACTTCAGCGGATTTCGCGCCGATCGTCGATCAGACGCAGATCTCAAACCTGCCCATCAACGGCGGACGATGGTCGAATTTTGCTCTGCTGACCCCCGGCGTGGTCAACAACTCCAGCGGCTTCGGACTCATCAGCGTTCGCGGCATCAGCACCCTTCTGAACAACAATACCGTCGACGGCGCTGACAATAACCAGGCCTTCTTCTCTGAAGAGCGCGGACGCACGCGCGCCGGCTACTCGTCGCCTAAGGTTGCCGTGCAGGAATTCCAGATCAACACGTCGAACTACTCTTCAGAATATGGTCGCGCTGCCGGAGCGGTGATTAATACCGTAACGAAGAGCGGCACAAATTCATTCCACGGCGAGTTGTATTTCTACGATCGTGATAACGACTGGGGCGCGAAGAACCCGTTCACTAAGGTCACTACACAAACTTCTCCCGGCGTCTTCACGCAGAGCGTTATCAAACCCAAGGACTGGCGCAAGATGTGGGGACTGGGAGTGGGCGGTCCGATTATTAAGGACAAGCTTTTCTTTTTCTTTACCTACGATCAATACCGCCGGAACTTCCCTGGATTGGGAACCCTGACAAGTCCGGCGCAGTTCTTCGAGACACCTTCTCCCACTCAGCCAGCTGGGCAAACTCCGGCACAGTGTGCAAGCACCAGCGGCAACACGAACAGTAATTCGACTCGCAACGTCTGCACTATTGCAAACAACCTCAACATTCCGTACGCGACCGCTCTGACCAACTACAACAATGGTCTCAACGATTTTCTAGGCGAGCTCGGTCCAGTCCCCCGCACCGGAGATCAGACGATCTTTCTTCCGAAAATTGATTGGAACATCACCGAACGCAATCACGCGTCGTTCGAAGTGAACCGGATGCGCTGGGCATCGCCGCAGGGTATTCAAACGCAGGCCAGCAATACGCTCGGAGTCGCGAGCTTTGGCAGTGACTACGTCCGCGACACATGGGGTATTGCAAAGCTCAGCACCTTTGTCACCAATACGATTGCTAACGAAGCGCGCTATCAGTACGGACGCGATTTCGAATTTGAGTTCCCGCAGCCCCCGACTGCCTACGAACAAGCACACCTCACCAATACCGGGACTTACACGAACCCCTTCGGCATCACACCCGATGTGTTCTTCAGCTTCAACACCTTCGATCTTGGCACGCAGACGTTCCTCACGCGGCCGAAGTTTCCTGATGAGAAGCGGCAGCAGTTCGCCGACACGGTCACGTGGAGCCATGGCAATCACAGCGTCAAATTCGGCGGTGATTATCTCCATACCAACGACGTGAGCCAGAACCTTCGGACTCAGTTTGGAACGTATACATACACCACGTTTGGAAATTACCTTTCCGACGTCCTAAGCCCGGGCAAGCGCTATAGCAATTTCACTCAGGCGTTTGGTCCTCTTGGCTTCGAGTTCAATACCGATGAGGTCGGGTTCTTTGGCCAGGATGATTGGAAAATCTTCCCGCGCCTGACTCTGAACCTAGGCTTGCGTTGGGATTATGAGATGCTGCCCTCACCATTCTCTGCCCTGGTGAATCCTGCCATTCCGCAAACGGGAAAACTACCCGACGACAAGAACAATTTTGCTCCCCGTGTGGGCTTTGCTTTGGACTTGCGCGGCAACGGCAAGCAGGTGCTGCGCGGAGGATACGGCATCTTCTACGGCCGCATCATCAATTCCACGATCTACAACGCTTTGATCAATACTGGGATGCCCGGTGGCCAGGCGTCTTACTCGTTCAGCGCAACCACTGCGGGCGCGCCTACATTCCCGCAGGTTATTCCGCCGCCAGCTAACAACTCTTCAGTTTTACCCGGTGCGGTCGCGGCAAAACCTGCCGTCCAATTCTTTGATGGCAATTTCCAAGCTCCTCAGATTCACGAAACCGACCTCACGTTCCAACAGGATCTCGGTTGGAACACCGTGATGTCGGTTAGCTATTTGGGCAGTTATGGACGTCAATTGCCTGGGTTCGTGGATTCAAACATCGCTCGCGCCGGTACACCGTTCCTGAATAGCACCGGCCAGACAGTAAATCCTCCTGCGACGATTACGTATACAGTCAGCGGTGGCCCGCTGGCAGGGCAGACAATCACCTCTCCTCTATACACCAGTCGCATTAACAATAACTTCGGTGCCATGACCGATATTTTTAGTGGCATTAACTCGAATTACCAGGCACTTGCCGTTCAGTTGAATCACAGGTTGTCCCATAGTCTCCAGTTCAGTGCCAACTACACATGGGCACACGCCCTGGACTTTGTCCAGAACGAAGCCACCTTTACCGACACCAACGATCTGCTAGACCCGTATAACCTCAAGGGCGAGTACGGTAACTCCATCTACAACGTTCCCAGTCGGTTCGTCTTCAATGCGGTCATTGATTCCCCTTGGAAAGCCGACGGCTGGAAGGGCTACTTGATTAATGGTTGGGAATTGGCTCCCCTCTTCCAAGTGCAGAGCGGTCTGCCTTACTCTCTGACAACATCGGGTAATGCTCCGGTTGCTGCACCCACCACACTCTTCGCTGGTGGCGCTGGCCTGAATGGCTCGAACGGGAGAAAGGGCATCCCCGGACTTGAGCGTAATACTTTCCATTTGCGCAACACTCAGGTCATGGATCTACGACTCTCGAAAAAGGTTACCTTCCGCGAACGTTATGCTGCTGAGTTCATTGGTGAAGCCTTCAACCTCTTTAACCATTTCAATCCCACGAACCAGAACACGTTGGGATATGCGGTTGGTGGCACTGCAGCAGCCCCGACGCTTACGTCCAACAGCACATTTGGACAGGTTACGAATGCCAATAGCAACTTTGCATACACACCACGGCAAGTGCAGTTGGCGGTGCGCGTTACCTTCTGA